A portion of the Pseudomonas protegens CHA0 genome contains these proteins:
- a CDS encoding response regulator transcription factor, translated as MHIHLLLVEDNLDLANTVIEYLEIGGIVCDHASNGQTGLNLALSQHYDVILLDIMLPRLDGQQLCEQLRQNGSQTPILMLTSLDALSDKLASFAAGADDYLVKPFELAELVARIRALSLRRSGQASRLQVADLVMELTTRKVSRAGQELHLSPICWTLLECLMRASPEPVTRERLEATIWGDEPPDSNTLKVHMHRLRKTVDKSFDQPLIHTLPGIGIQLRSHA; from the coding sequence GTGCATATTCACCTGCTGCTGGTCGAGGACAACCTCGACCTGGCCAATACCGTCATCGAGTACCTGGAAATCGGCGGCATCGTCTGCGACCACGCCAGCAACGGCCAGACCGGCCTTAACCTGGCCCTGAGCCAGCATTACGACGTGATCCTCCTCGACATCATGCTTCCGCGGCTGGACGGCCAGCAGCTGTGCGAACAACTGCGCCAGAACGGCAGCCAGACCCCCATCCTCATGCTCACCTCGCTGGATGCCCTGTCGGACAAGCTCGCCAGCTTTGCCGCCGGTGCCGACGATTATCTGGTCAAGCCCTTCGAACTGGCCGAGCTGGTGGCCAGGATCCGTGCCCTGAGCCTGCGCCGCAGCGGCCAGGCCAGCCGCCTGCAGGTGGCCGACCTGGTAATGGAGCTGACCACCCGCAAGGTCAGCCGCGCCGGCCAGGAACTGCACCTGTCGCCCATCTGCTGGACCCTGCTGGAATGCCTGATGCGCGCCAGCCCCGAGCCTGTCACCCGGGAACGCCTGGAGGCGACGATCTGGGGCGACGAGCCGCCCGACAGCAACACCCTCAAGGTGCATATGCACCGGCTGCGCAAGACTGTGGACAAGTCCTTCGACCAGCCCCTGATCCACACCCTTCCCGGTATTGGCATACAGCTGAGGTCACATGCGTAA
- a CDS encoding alpha/beta hydrolase: protein MRETPVVIAGPVGQLEALYLQVPDARGMALICHPNPVQGGTMLNKVVSTLQRTARDAGLTTLRFNYRGVGASEGSHDMGSGEVDDAQAAAQWLQAQHPQLPLTLFGFSFGGFVAASLGGRLEGQGTQLKHLFMVAPAVTRLRDSDLLPQNCPLTLIQPETDEVIDPQAVYDWSDALVRPHELLKVAECGHFFHGKLTDLKDLVLPRLSN from the coding sequence ATGCGTGAAACCCCTGTAGTGATTGCCGGCCCGGTGGGCCAACTGGAAGCCCTGTATCTGCAGGTGCCCGATGCACGTGGGATGGCGCTGATCTGCCACCCCAATCCGGTGCAGGGCGGCACCATGCTCAATAAGGTGGTATCCACCTTGCAGCGCACTGCGCGGGATGCCGGCCTGACCACCCTGCGCTTCAACTACCGTGGCGTGGGCGCCAGTGAAGGCAGCCACGACATGGGCAGCGGTGAAGTCGACGATGCCCAGGCGGCAGCCCAGTGGTTGCAGGCCCAGCATCCGCAACTGCCCTTGACCCTGTTCGGGTTCTCCTTTGGCGGTTTTGTCGCGGCCAGCCTTGGCGGGCGTCTGGAAGGCCAGGGCACGCAGCTCAAGCACTTGTTCATGGTGGCGCCGGCAGTCACCCGCCTGCGTGATAGCGACCTGCTGCCGCAGAACTGCCCGTTGACCCTGATCCAGCCGGAAACCGATGAGGTCATCGACCCTCAGGCGGTCTACGACTGGTCCGACGCGCTTGTTCGCCCCCATGAGCTGCTGAAAGTGGCAGAATGCGGGCACTTTTTTCATGGCAAGCTCACCGATCTGAAAGATCTGGTGCTGCCGCGACTTTCGAATTGA
- a CDS encoding sensor histidine kinase gives MRNGLSLKWVISGSFLLLIAVVLLIYSLLLPEYSVRGLLYTASAMMEEEAQYFARHYNKDPTTPPPHNYFYTSVIGKEALPEKVRQLLDTPPSLSFGAVQVFGDLDSDDDDEGRAILAQPLADGKTLYMYDVDHDQEEGGEVETPLSDAYLDRELHGVIFISLAVFIPALIIIALLVWWLVRPLGRLSQWSSTLKDPDTVAGERPNFSFKEFNMLADALAQSIQQVQAASLREGRLLRYTSHELRTPLAVLKANIELLTLQSGGALPPPLQRIERSVLNMQRIAETLLWMSRELPEALPEEPIDMSGLVNELIQEQHYLIGTRDIELTLDISTTPCRLPLTACRIVVGNFLRNALQYADDGTIEIHFDYPRLRILNRIREAKQIEPSSDYGYGLGLELMRQLCARLGWRIDVLVEEQRFSVTLDFDATPTEEAPPADPGEESA, from the coding sequence ATGCGTAACGGCCTGAGTTTGAAATGGGTGATCAGCGGCAGCTTCCTGCTGCTGATTGCCGTGGTACTGCTGATCTACAGTCTGCTGCTGCCGGAATACAGCGTCCGCGGCCTGCTCTACACCGCCAGCGCGATGATGGAGGAAGAAGCCCAGTACTTCGCCAGGCACTACAACAAGGACCCCACGACCCCGCCGCCGCACAACTATTTCTATACCAGCGTCATCGGCAAGGAGGCGCTGCCCGAGAAGGTCCGCCAATTGCTGGACACGCCCCCGAGCCTGTCCTTCGGTGCAGTCCAGGTCTTTGGCGACCTGGATTCCGATGACGACGATGAAGGCCGGGCGATCCTTGCCCAACCCCTGGCGGACGGCAAGACCCTGTACATGTACGACGTCGACCATGACCAGGAAGAAGGTGGCGAAGTCGAGACGCCACTGTCCGACGCCTACCTGGACCGTGAACTGCACGGGGTGATTTTCATCAGCCTGGCGGTGTTCATACCGGCGCTGATCATCATTGCGCTGCTGGTCTGGTGGCTGGTGCGGCCCCTGGGCCGCCTGTCCCAGTGGTCCAGTACCCTCAAGGACCCCGACACGGTTGCCGGCGAACGGCCCAATTTCAGCTTCAAGGAATTCAATATGCTCGCCGACGCCCTGGCCCAGAGCATCCAACAGGTCCAGGCAGCCAGCCTGCGTGAAGGCCGGCTGCTGCGCTACACCAGCCATGAACTGCGTACCCCGCTGGCAGTGCTCAAGGCCAATATCGAGCTGCTGACCCTGCAATCCGGCGGCGCCCTGCCGCCGCCCCTGCAACGTATCGAACGCTCGGTGCTGAACATGCAGCGCATCGCCGAGACCTTGCTGTGGATGAGCCGCGAGCTGCCCGAAGCCCTGCCCGAGGAGCCCATCGACATGAGCGGGCTGGTCAACGAGCTGATCCAGGAGCAGCACTACCTGATCGGTACACGGGATATCGAACTGACCCTGGACATCAGCACCACGCCCTGCCGCCTGCCCCTGACCGCCTGCCGAATCGTGGTCGGCAATTTCCTGCGCAACGCCCTGCAATATGCCGATGACGGCACCATCGAGATCCACTTCGACTACCCGCGCCTGCGCATTCTCAACCGCATCCGCGAAGCCAAGCAGATCGAGCCTTCCAGCGACTACGGCTACGGCCTGGGCCTGGAACTGATGCGCCAGTTGTGTGCCCGCCTGGGCTGGCGCATCGACGTGCTGGTGGAGGAGCAACGCTTCAGCGTCACCCTGGACTTCGACGCCACCCCGACCGAAGAAGCCCCGCCCGCCGACCCCGGCGAGGAGAGTGCCTGA
- a CDS encoding GlxA family transcriptional regulator: MASLRYGKQLGQGLTPAFETRLVSPDGQPVCSFSDVIMPVDGPLEDTDIIILPAFWDDFDTLCQRYPQILPWLRAQHARGAVLCGEATGVFWLAEAGLLDGKEATTYWRFFSAFNERFPKVQLNQDKHLTDADNLYCAGGTTSACDLYIYLIERFCGANVAQAVARDILYEVQRSYAPGRIGFGGQKLHQDVIILQIQHWLEEHFADKFRFEDVAREHGMSIRNFMRRFQTATGDKPLHYLQRLRIETAKGLLSGTRKSIKTISYEVGYDDASFFARLFRQHTELSPNQYRQQFQQQAA, translated from the coding sequence CTGGCCAGCCTGCGCTACGGCAAACAACTGGGCCAAGGCCTGACCCCGGCGTTCGAAACCCGCCTGGTCAGCCCCGACGGTCAACCCGTATGCAGTTTCAGCGACGTGATCATGCCGGTGGACGGCCCGCTGGAAGACACCGATATCATCATCCTCCCGGCGTTCTGGGACGACTTCGACACCCTGTGCCAGCGTTACCCGCAGATCTTGCCCTGGCTGCGCGCCCAGCACGCTCGCGGCGCGGTGCTCTGCGGCGAAGCCACCGGGGTGTTCTGGCTGGCGGAAGCCGGCTTGCTCGATGGCAAGGAAGCCACTACCTACTGGCGCTTCTTCAGCGCCTTCAATGAGCGCTTCCCCAAGGTCCAGCTCAATCAGGACAAGCACCTGACCGACGCCGACAACCTCTACTGCGCGGGCGGTACCACCTCGGCCTGCGACCTGTACATCTACCTGATCGAACGCTTCTGCGGTGCCAACGTGGCCCAGGCCGTGGCCCGGGACATTCTCTATGAAGTACAGCGCAGCTACGCCCCAGGGCGCATCGGCTTCGGCGGCCAGAAGCTGCATCAGGACGTGATCATCCTGCAGATCCAGCACTGGCTCGAAGAGCACTTCGCCGACAAGTTCCGCTTCGAGGACGTGGCCCGCGAGCACGGCATGAGCATTCGCAACTTCATGCGCCGTTTCCAGACCGCCACCGGCGACAAGCCCCTGCATTACCTGCAGCGCCTGCGCATCGAAACCGCCAAGGGCCTGCTCTCGGGAACGCGCAAGAGCATCAAGACCATCAGCTACGAAGTCGGCTACGACGACGCCAGTTTCTTCGCCCGACTGTTCCGCCAGCACACCGAACTTTCACCCAACCAGTACCGCCAACAGTTCCAGCAACAGGCGGCATAA
- the zapE gene encoding cell division protein ZapE: MTPLERYQADLKRPDFFHDAAQETAVRHLQRLYDDLIAAEQNKPGLLGKLFGKKDQTPVKGLYFWGGVGRGKTYLVDTFFEALPFKEKVRTHFHRFMKRVHEEMKTLGGEKNPLTIIAKRFSQEARVICFDEFFVSDITDAMILGTLMEELFRNGVTLVATSNIVPDGLYKDGLQRARFLPAIALIKQNTEIVNVDSGVDYRLRHLEQAELFHYPLNEEAQESLRKSFRALTPECTQAVENDVLIIENREIRALRTCDDVAWFDFRELCDGPRSQNDYIELGKIFHAVLLSGVEQMSVTTDDIARRFINMVDEFYDRNVKLIISAEVELKDLYTGGRLTFEFQRTLSRLLEMQSHEFLSRAHKP; this comes from the coding sequence ATGACGCCCCTAGAACGATACCAAGCAGATCTGAAACGCCCGGATTTCTTTCATGATGCGGCACAGGAAACGGCTGTGCGTCATCTGCAGCGCCTGTATGACGATCTGATCGCGGCCGAGCAAAACAAGCCGGGCCTGCTCGGCAAGCTCTTTGGCAAGAAGGACCAGACGCCGGTCAAGGGTCTGTATTTCTGGGGCGGAGTGGGGCGCGGTAAGACCTATCTGGTGGACACCTTCTTCGAAGCCTTGCCGTTCAAGGAAAAGGTACGCACGCACTTTCACCGTTTCATGAAGCGCGTACACGAAGAAATGAAGACCCTGGGCGGTGAGAAGAACCCGTTGACCATCATCGCCAAGCGTTTCTCGCAAGAGGCGCGGGTGATCTGCTTCGACGAATTCTTCGTGTCTGACATTACTGACGCGATGATTCTTGGCACCCTCATGGAGGAGCTGTTCAGGAATGGCGTGACCCTGGTCGCCACCTCGAACATCGTCCCCGACGGCTTGTACAAGGATGGCTTGCAGCGCGCGCGCTTCCTGCCGGCGATTGCCCTGATCAAGCAGAACACCGAGATCGTCAACGTCGACAGCGGTGTCGACTACCGCTTGCGTCACCTGGAGCAGGCGGAGCTGTTCCACTATCCATTGAACGAAGAAGCACAGGAAAGCTTGCGCAAGAGCTTCCGGGCGTTGACGCCGGAGTGCACCCAGGCGGTGGAAAACGATGTGTTGATCATCGAGAACCGCGAGATCCGCGCATTGCGTACCTGCGATGATGTGGCCTGGTTCGACTTCCGGGAACTGTGCGACGGCCCGCGCAGCCAGAACGACTACATCGAGCTGGGCAAGATCTTCCATGCCGTGTTGCTCAGTGGCGTGGAGCAGATGAGCGTCACCACCGACGACATCGCCCGACGCTTTATCAACATGGTCGACGAGTTCTACGACCGTAACGTCAAGCTGATCATTTCCGCCGAGGTCGAACTCAAGGACCTCTACACCGGTGGCCGCCTGACGTTCGAGTTCCAGCGCACCCTTAGCCGCCTGCTGGAGATGCAGTCCCACGAGTTCCTGTCGCGGGCGCACAAGCCATAA
- a CDS encoding YhcB family protein gives MEHSLLVWLLPTLALVAGVAIGFLVARLLPNAAPNRTQRQLDDIQERFDNYQNEVVTHFNSTATLVKKLTQSYQEVQDHLAEGANRLALDELTRQRLLAALHSESVQAPRERLTPPRDQEPPRDYAPKTPNAPGMLDEQYGLKK, from the coding sequence GTGGAACACTCGCTCTTAGTTTGGTTGTTGCCGACTCTTGCCCTGGTCGCGGGTGTCGCCATTGGATTCCTGGTCGCTCGCCTGCTGCCCAATGCCGCGCCTAACCGCACGCAGCGTCAGTTGGATGATATTCAGGAACGTTTCGACAATTATCAGAATGAAGTGGTCACTCACTTCAACAGCACCGCAACCCTGGTCAAGAAGCTGACCCAGAGTTACCAGGAAGTGCAGGATCACCTCGCCGAGGGCGCCAATCGCCTGGCCTTGGACGAACTGACCCGCCAGCGCCTGCTGGCCGCCTTGCACTCGGAATCGGTGCAGGCTCCACGTGAGCGCCTGACCCCTCCACGGGACCAGGAACCACCACGGGACTACGCGCCGAAGACGCCGAATGCCCCAGGCATGCTCGACGAGCAATATGGCCTGAAGAAGTAA
- a CDS encoding MBL fold metallo-hydrolase, translating to MDAAKPSLIRETFPVGPLQCNCTIIGDPLTKKAIVVDPGGNPDLIMARLDALGLKVVSIIHTHAHLDHFLASGQMKEKTGATLHLHKDDQFLWDNLEMQCSMFGVPYTPVPSPDRWLGDDEELACGCGVALHTPGHTPGSMSFWFSEAKLLIAGDTLFKRGVGRTDLWGGDQATLVRSIKQRLYTLDEDATVVAGHGPDTRLGDEMRQNPFVRA from the coding sequence ATGGACGCCGCCAAGCCCAGCCTCATCCGCGAAACCTTCCCCGTCGGCCCGCTGCAGTGCAACTGCACCATCATTGGCGACCCGCTGACCAAGAAAGCCATAGTCGTCGATCCGGGCGGCAACCCCGACCTGATCATGGCGCGCCTGGACGCACTGGGCCTGAAGGTGGTGAGCATCATCCATACCCATGCCCATCTGGATCACTTCCTGGCCTCCGGGCAGATGAAGGAAAAGACCGGCGCCACCCTGCATTTGCACAAGGACGACCAGTTTCTCTGGGACAACCTTGAGATGCAGTGCAGCATGTTCGGCGTGCCCTACACCCCTGTGCCGTCCCCGGATCGCTGGTTGGGTGATGACGAAGAGCTGGCCTGCGGTTGCGGTGTGGCCTTGCACACTCCAGGGCATACCCCAGGTTCCATGAGCTTTTGGTTTTCCGAGGCTAAGCTTCTGATTGCCGGCGACACGCTGTTCAAGCGCGGGGTCGGGCGCACGGATTTGTGGGGTGGCGACCAGGCCACGCTGGTGCGTTCGATCAAGCAGCGTCTCTATACCCTCGACGAAGACGCCACAGTGGTTGCCGGGCACGGCCCAGACACCCGGCTGGGAGATGAGATGCGTCAGAACCCGTTCGTGCGAGCCTGA
- a CDS encoding OmpA family lipoprotein — protein MFTSRRLIVVATAVALLSGCASPNPYDNQGQADGGSSGMSKTAKYGGLGALAGALAGAAIDHNNRGKGALIGAAVVGASAAGYGYYADQQEKKLRASMANTGVEVQRQGDQIKLIMPGNITFATDSANIAPSFYQPLNNLANSLREFNQNQIEIVGYTDSTGSRQHNMDLSQRRAQSVATYLTSQGVSGSNLSARGAGPDNPIASNADVNGRAQNRRVEVNLKAIPGQQYQQPNQQYQQPYQQQGQQYQQYP, from the coding sequence ATGTTCACCTCACGTCGTTTGATTGTTGTCGCTACTGCTGTGGCCTTGTTGTCCGGCTGCGCTTCGCCTAACCCCTATGACAACCAGGGGCAGGCCGACGGCGGCTCGTCTGGCATGAGTAAAACCGCCAAGTACGGTGGGCTTGGAGCCTTGGCCGGTGCGTTGGCTGGTGCTGCCATCGACCACAACAACCGTGGCAAGGGGGCCTTGATCGGTGCAGCAGTGGTCGGTGCTTCCGCTGCAGGTTATGGCTACTACGCTGACCAGCAGGAGAAAAAACTGCGCGCCAGCATGGCTAACACCGGGGTCGAGGTGCAGCGCCAGGGCGATCAGATCAAGCTGATCATGCCGGGCAATATCACCTTCGCCACTGACTCGGCGAATATCGCGCCCAGCTTCTACCAGCCCCTGAACAACCTGGCCAACTCCCTGCGTGAGTTCAACCAGAACCAGATCGAGATCGTCGGCTACACCGACAGCACCGGCAGCCGTCAGCACAACATGGATCTGTCCCAGCGTCGCGCCCAGAGCGTAGCGACCTACCTGACGTCCCAGGGGGTCAGCGGTTCCAATCTGTCCGCTCGTGGCGCCGGTCCGGACAACCCGATCGCCAGCAACGCCGATGTCAACGGACGTGCGCAGAACCGTCGGGTCGAGGTCAACCTCAAGGCGATTCCGGGCCAGCAATACCAGCAACCGAACCAGCAGTACCAGCAGCCCTATCAGCAGCAAGGTCAGCAATACCAGCAGTATCCCTGA
- a CDS encoding tryptophan--tRNA ligase: MTTRTRILTGITTTGTPHLGNYAGAIRPAIVASRDSNADSFYFLADYHALIKCDDPLRIQRSRQEIAATWLAGGLDVERVTFYRQSDIPEIPELTWLLTCVAAKGLLNRAHAYKASVDKNVEAGEDPDAGITMGLYSYPVLMAADILMFNAHKVPVGRDQIQHVEMARDIGQRFNHLFGQGKEFFTMPEALIEESVATLPGLDGRKMSKSYDNTIPLFTSAKDMKDAISRIVTDSKAPGEAKDPDNSHLFTLYQAFSTPAQAAEFRSELLQGLGWGEAKNRLFQLLDAELGEARERYHQLIARPSDLEDILRAGAVKARAVATPFLNELREAVGLRSFAAQVQVAATTKKKAAKAARFISFREDDGSFRFRLLSADGEQLLLSRNFADGKAAGAVTKQLQSGQELDLRTEGNAFGIWLDGACVADSPDFADASARDAAVDALRIALTPAQD, from the coding sequence ATGACTACTCGTACGCGTATCCTCACCGGCATCACCACCACCGGCACCCCGCACCTGGGCAACTATGCCGGTGCGATCCGCCCGGCGATCGTCGCCAGCCGCGACAGCAATGCCGACTCCTTCTACTTTCTGGCCGACTACCACGCACTGATCAAGTGCGATGACCCGCTGCGTATCCAGCGTTCGCGCCAGGAAATCGCCGCCACCTGGTTGGCCGGTGGCCTGGATGTGGAACGCGTGACTTTCTATCGCCAGTCGGACATCCCGGAGATCCCCGAGCTGACCTGGCTGTTGACCTGCGTGGCGGCCAAGGGGCTGCTCAACCGTGCCCATGCCTATAAGGCTTCGGTGGACAAGAATGTCGAGGCCGGTGAAGACCCGGACGCCGGCATCACCATGGGCTTGTACAGCTACCCGGTACTGATGGCGGCGGACATCCTGATGTTCAACGCGCACAAGGTGCCGGTGGGCCGCGACCAGATCCAGCACGTGGAAATGGCCCGGGACATTGGCCAGCGTTTCAACCACCTGTTCGGCCAGGGCAAGGAGTTCTTCACCATGCCCGAGGCGCTGATCGAGGAAAGCGTTGCCACCTTGCCAGGCCTCGATGGCCGCAAGATGTCCAAGAGTTACGACAACACCATCCCGCTGTTCACCAGCGCCAAGGACATGAAGGACGCGATCTCGCGGATCGTCACCGACTCCAAGGCGCCAGGCGAGGCCAAGGATCCGGACAACTCTCATTTGTTCACCCTGTACCAGGCGTTCTCCACCCCTGCGCAAGCCGCCGAGTTCCGCAGCGAGCTGCTTCAGGGCCTGGGTTGGGGCGAAGCCAAGAACCGCCTGTTCCAATTGCTGGATGCCGAACTGGGCGAAGCCCGCGAGCGTTATCACCAACTGATCGCACGCCCTTCGGACCTGGAAGACATCTTGCGTGCCGGCGCCGTCAAGGCCCGTGCCGTGGCCACGCCGTTCCTCAACGAACTGCGCGAAGCCGTGGGCCTGCGCTCTTTCGCCGCCCAGGTACAGGTGGCAGCCACCACCAAGAAAAAAGCCGCCAAGGCCGCGCGTTTCATCAGCTTTCGCGAGGATGACGGCAGCTTCCGTTTCCGTTTGCTGTCGGCCGATGGCGAGCAACTGCTGCTGTCGCGCAATTTCGCTGATGGCAAGGCTGCAGGTGCTGTCACCAAGCAACTGCAATCGGGCCAGGAGCTGGATCTGCGGACCGAGGGCAATGCATTCGGTATCTGGCTGGACGGCGCCTGTGTGGCGGACAGCCCGGACTTTGCCGATGCCAGCGCCCGTGACGCGGCTGTAGATGCACTGCGCATTGCTCTGACCCCGGCGCAGGACTAA
- a CDS encoding NADP(H)-dependent aldo-keto reductase: MDYRQLGRTDLNVSAICLGTMTWGEQNTEAEAFAQIERAKNAGINFIDTAEMYPVPPKAETYATTERYIGNWFKQRGDRADWVLASKIAGPGNTIDYIRDKQLKHNRKHIVEAVDASLKRLQTDWIDLYQLHWPERSTNFFGQLGYKHQADEDFTPLEETLEALDEQVKAGKIRHIGLSNETPWGTMKFLALAESRGWPRAVSIQNPYNLLNRSFEVGLAEIAIREQCGLLAYSPLAFGYLSGKYEGGARPAKARLSLYSRFSRYFNPQSEAACSRYVALAREHGLDPAQMALAFVTQQPFVTSNIIGATTLEQLDSNIASAALKLSDEVLAGIEAIHKDHPNPAP; encoded by the coding sequence ATGGACTACCGCCAGCTGGGCCGAACCGATCTGAATGTGAGTGCAATTTGCCTGGGCACCATGACCTGGGGCGAGCAGAACACCGAGGCTGAAGCCTTCGCTCAGATCGAGCGGGCCAAGAACGCCGGAATCAACTTCATCGACACTGCCGAGATGTACCCGGTGCCGCCAAAGGCCGAAACCTACGCCACCACCGAGCGCTATATCGGCAACTGGTTCAAGCAGCGTGGCGACCGCGCCGACTGGGTCCTGGCCAGCAAGATCGCAGGTCCGGGCAACACCATCGACTACATTCGCGACAAACAGCTCAAGCACAACCGCAAGCATATAGTCGAAGCCGTGGATGCCAGCCTCAAGCGCCTGCAGACCGACTGGATCGACCTGTACCAACTGCACTGGCCCGAGCGCAGCACCAACTTCTTCGGCCAACTGGGCTACAAGCACCAGGCCGATGAAGACTTCACTCCGCTGGAAGAAACCCTCGAAGCCCTGGACGAGCAGGTCAAGGCCGGCAAGATCCGCCATATCGGTCTGTCCAACGAAACGCCATGGGGCACCATGAAGTTCCTTGCCCTGGCCGAGAGCCGTGGCTGGCCGCGGGCGGTTTCGATCCAGAACCCCTACAACCTGCTCAACCGCAGCTTCGAAGTAGGCCTGGCGGAAATTGCCATTCGTGAACAATGCGGCCTGCTGGCCTACTCTCCTCTGGCCTTTGGCTACCTGTCCGGCAAGTACGAAGGCGGCGCGCGGCCAGCCAAGGCACGGCTGAGCCTCTACAGCCGCTTCAGCCGCTACTTCAACCCTCAGTCGGAAGCAGCCTGCAGCCGTTATGTGGCGCTGGCCCGCGAGCACGGCCTGGATCCGGCACAAATGGCCCTGGCCTTCGTCACTCAACAGCCGTTCGTGACCAGCAACATCATCGGCGCCACCACTCTGGAACAGCTGGACAGCAACATCGCCAGCGCCGCCTTGAAGTTGTCGGATGAGGTCCTCGCCGGGATCGAGGCAATCCACAAGGATCACCCCAACCCCGCGCCTTAA
- a CDS encoding acyl-CoA dehydrogenase family protein: MIPRTLFSSEHELFRDSVRTFLEKEAVPFHGEWEKQGYIDRQLWSKAGEAGMLCSHIPEEYGGLGADFLYSAVVIEEIGRLGLTGIGFSLHSDIVAPYILHYGSESLKHKYLPRLVSGEMVTAIAMTEPGAGSDLQGVKTTAVLDGDEYVINGSKTFITNGYLADLVIVVAKTDPKAGAKGTSLFLVEADTPGFSKGKRLEKVGMKAQDTSELFFQDVRVPKENLLGQAGAGFAYLMQELPQERLTVAIGGLASAEAALQWTLEYTRERKAFGKAIADFQNSRFKLAEMATEIQIGRVFVDRCLELHLQGKLDVPTAAMAKYWGTDLQCKVLDECVQLHGGYGFMWEYPVARAWADARVQRIYAGTNEIMKEIIARSL; encoded by the coding sequence ATGATCCCTAGAACCTTGTTCAGCTCCGAGCACGAACTCTTCCGTGACAGCGTGCGTACATTCCTTGAGAAAGAGGCAGTGCCCTTCCATGGCGAATGGGAAAAACAGGGCTATATCGACCGTCAGTTGTGGAGCAAGGCGGGGGAGGCCGGAATGCTGTGTTCGCACATTCCCGAGGAATACGGCGGCCTGGGGGCGGACTTTCTCTACAGCGCGGTGGTGATCGAGGAGATTGGCCGGCTGGGGCTGACGGGCATTGGTTTTTCCCTGCATTCGGACATTGTCGCGCCCTACATCCTGCATTACGGCAGTGAGTCGCTGAAGCACAAGTACCTGCCCCGGCTGGTCTCGGGGGAAATGGTCACGGCCATTGCCATGACCGAGCCGGGGGCGGGCTCCGACCTGCAAGGGGTGAAGACCACGGCAGTGCTCGACGGCGACGAATACGTGATCAATGGTTCCAAGACCTTTATTACCAACGGCTACCTGGCGGACCTGGTGATAGTCGTGGCCAAGACCGATCCCAAGGCCGGAGCCAAGGGCACCAGCCTGTTTCTGGTTGAGGCCGATACTCCCGGGTTCTCCAAGGGCAAGCGCCTGGAGAAAGTGGGAATGAAGGCTCAGGACACCTCCGAGCTGTTCTTCCAGGATGTGCGAGTACCCAAGGAGAATCTGCTGGGGCAGGCTGGGGCAGGTTTTGCCTATTTGATGCAGGAGTTGCCCCAGGAGCGCCTGACCGTGGCCATTGGTGGCCTGGCCAGTGCCGAGGCGGCGTTGCAGTGGACCCTGGAATACACCCGCGAACGCAAAGCCTTTGGCAAGGCAATTGCCGATTTCCAGAACAGCCGTTTCAAGCTGGCGGAAATGGCCACGGAAATTCAGATCGGCCGGGTATTTGTCGATCGCTGCCTGGAGCTGCACTTGCAGGGCAAGCTCGATGTGCCGACGGCGGCCATGGCCAAGTACTGGGGGACTGACCTGCAGTGCAAGGTGCTTGATGAATGCGTGCAGTTGCACGGCGGCTACGGCTTCATGTGGGAGTACCCGGTGGCCCGGGCCTGGGCCGATGCCCGGGTGCAGCGCATTTATGCCGGGACCAACGAGATCATGAAGGAGATCATTGCCCGCTCACTATAG
- a CDS encoding methylated-DNA--[protein]-cysteine S-methyltransferase has product MSCVFKKMASPVGQLTLVARGAKLAAILWEHERQNRVRLGPLQEAAEHPLLLETERQLCEYFAGTRERFELELDFVGTEFQRQVWQALLTIPFGETRSYSQIARQIGNPTAVRAVGAANGRNPISIVAPCHRVIGASGSLTGFAGGLEAKQFLLALEGEETLQLAF; this is encoded by the coding sequence ATGTCCTGCGTATTCAAGAAAATGGCGTCCCCGGTTGGCCAACTGACCCTGGTCGCCCGGGGAGCGAAGCTGGCGGCGATTCTGTGGGAGCACGAGCGGCAGAACCGGGTGCGCCTGGGCCCACTGCAGGAAGCCGCGGAGCATCCGCTGTTGCTGGAGACCGAGCGCCAGTTGTGCGAATACTTTGCCGGTACCCGCGAGCGTTTCGAGCTTGAGCTGGACTTTGTCGGCACCGAGTTCCAGCGCCAGGTCTGGCAAGCCCTGCTGACCATTCCTTTCGGCGAAACCCGCAGTTACAGCCAGATCGCCCGACAGATCGGCAATCCCACTGCCGTGCGTGCGGTAGGGGCGGCCAATGGGCGTAATCCGATCTCGATCGTCGCCCCCTGCCACCGGGTGATCGGCGCCTCGGGCAGCCTCACCGGTTTCGCCGGCGGTCTTGAGGCCAAGCAGTTTCTGTTGGCACTAGAAGGCGAGGAAACGTTGCAACTGGCGTTCTGA